The Gossypium raimondii isolate GPD5lz chromosome 2, ASM2569854v1, whole genome shotgun sequence genome segment TATTGTTTGAATTTTACATTCCTTTAATTTTTGTCGAAGTTCAGAGTTGCTTTGCTGGTGTCTAGGGTTTCGTAGTAacttctttaaatatatatatatatatatatatatatatatatttgtgtttcAGCCACCTGCGTTTCCGACGGAAACACCTGAATCGATTGAGGAGCACATAAAGGAGAAATATCTTTTGCCAAGATTAGACGGGGATGCTTTCTCTCCTGAAAAAGCTGGAAAGCAATGGGATTTTGACTGGTTTGCCAGGGCAAAAATACCATTGGAGCCATCAATGCCAAGAGCTATAATGGTTCCAGTTTGGGAATTACCTTTTAGACGGTGTAAGGAGGGATCAACTGAAGGAAAGTGGGAGCCTAATTCAATGCAGGTAGGATTTGCATTTGCTACTATTATATTTTGTATGCATTCCCTTGAGAaagtaaaaccaaaaaaagGGCTTATTTGTCCCCTTTTTTATGGTTTTGAGACATTGACCAGTGGTAtaggattatttatttatttatttcattaataagtAGAGCTGGAATCTTATATTGTTTAGGTGGACGTATCAGACATAATAATTGGAGGTGAAACTCGTGGATCTTTTCCACGAGCGTCTAATGGTGCAGCCAATGATATTGTGAGAGGAAGCATTAATAACCGCCCTTTTCGTCCAGGAGGCTTGGAGGATCAATCTTTAGAGAGGATATTTCCTGATGGTGCATCTAATGGTGAGTGGGTTCGTGAGGTGCTAAATGGTGGTCCTGCTCAGACAATTCCTCCAGGCTTTAAGCAAGGGTTAAAACTTGGTGATCTTATGGTGATCTTCTAATTAAAccattgaacttgaatttattttctttttagatcaTAACTTTTTCCTGTTCCTAATTCTTTTGCATCTCCAATTCGAAGTCACATCCTTGCTCATGGAATGTTTACAAGGACCAAAGTGCACCTGATGACACATCAGTTGGAAATTTGGTTAGTCTTCTGCATTGCTGTATTCTAATCCCCTTGAAACTACTACCAGTCGATTTGTTATTGGACTTTGTTTTGCATGTATAGTGTCTGGACTGAATGAATTTCAACCTGGTGTATCTCATGAAAATAATACAAGTATCATATATATGGTGTGAGTTTCCGAAAAACATTTATGAAAATCGTTACATGTCTTATGTATAATCCGTGCCTTGCATCTTCATGGTGTTTGCAGAGTGAGTTGTCTGTACAATTTGATGACTTGTTCAAGAAAGCTTGGGAAGAGGATGTTGCAGAACTTGACAAAGATGGTATGCATCACTCAAACTATCTTCTCTTCATTTGTGCAGATATTTGTAAAGTTGTGGTCTCATGGGCAAAAAAGTATGAAAGTACTTGAAGAGCTTTTTCTTGCTTTTGTTGGGCTAATGAAAAACAAACTGTATCTGACTATCTATGCATGATTGAGATTTAGTTGCCATTAGAGAAGCGTTCATGCattattcttcttttattttttctgggCTGCGGGTGGCAAAGTTAGCAGATGATAGTAATAGGTCTTTTCATGTTCTCGGAAACTGACTTGTGGTGCATCACGGTTGTTCTAGATCTGGAGGTTGCCTACTTGCTAAAAAAGTTCTAACCCTTTTTGCAATTGTGGATTGTATATTCACTCGAATTCATTTGGgcaaatgtttgaaaaaaaacCCTATATTGTTATCATGAGAGGAATTTTGCATATGTAatcaagatatttttattttattttatttggaatgACATTAAGTTGCTTGTGGTTGTCACAATCCTTTGGATCCTTTTAACAGTTGGGTACTCTATTTGAATCTACCTTGGAAAAAAAAGTGCTGGTCCATGTCTACCTTGCTAAAGAGTGACCTTTCTCAATATATATGACCCTGCCCCTTTAGAAGACAAGTTGTCAATTGAACATCTTgcttttttccattttggttTGCTAGTTTACCCATGTAAGAAATGCTGTGAACTTTTAACCTATGAATGAAAATTTCACTTCCATTTTACTCATGTTCAAACATGATTTGCAAGCTAGAGTCCAAGAATATTTGTTTGATTGATATATTTTGTTCCCTCTTATTTGTTCATGTAATCCATTGGTTTTGTTGCTAACTTGTATAGAAGGGCATTCAACAGAATCAGATTCTGTTAAGTCAGAAGCTGAAGCAAACCAAGTTGATGTTCTCAACACTCTTGATACTGGATCATCTGCTTTGGATGAGATTTTGTCAGTTGAAGCTGAAAAAGTAGATAATGGCAGGGATGAGGGTGGTCAGCAACAAAAGGAGGTAAAGTAGTTGAGAAAGCAGTTTCCAACATCTTGTCACATATGGAGCACTCCCTTCCTGTGcaacctttattatttttattaccttTTGGCAATGATTTGTTACTTAAACCATTCATTTACAGGCTTGGGCTGTTAGTGGAGGTAGTGAGTGGATTGCTGATCAGTTTTATGAACTAGTTCCTGACATGGCAATTGAGTTTCCTTTTGAGTTGGATACATTCCAGAAGGAGGTACGTACCTTGAAATTGATTTATCATTTGattgaaatagaatttttatgGTTAGGGTCGAAAATGATGTTTCCATACTTCTGAAAATAATTGATCCTTTAACTTCTAATAAAAATGGATTCTTTTACATGATTCATATTCTACTAAGAATCTGTTCTTTAGTGGATCCTGTCTGGTCAAGTGATCCAAAGTACATCTAAATGTCAATGCCAtccttttggtttttttattgcTCAAGCTTGTACGCTGCCAAAGTGTAATATCTCTGTTGCACTTTTCTCCCCATTTACGAAGCATTGAGCAGTGCCCTTTTGCAGTTTTACCTGACTggattaatttttgtttttttccatttttgagGGCTTGATGTATTCTGTTTATTTGAcattttgatttgaattatcTGTTGAACTGAATAGAAATAGGTTTTCACAAGTGCTTCAAAGAAATCCTTCTTTCTTTGGAGTTTGTTTCTATTAGCACATGTGGATAATATAATTGCCTTAAGGTCATCCACTTATAAAACCTTTGTATGGGTTGCTTCTCTCTCTTTTCCCCCCCAGCTTATGACTTGCAGTCTGTTTTGCCTACAAGGACATCTCTTTATCTTCTATAACAAACTACTcacattaatattttgattttttttggtgaTGATTACAGGCTATTTATTATCTGGAAAAGGGGGAATCTGTTTTTGTGGCGGCACATACATCTGCTGGAAAGACAGTTGTAGCAGAATATGCATTTGCTTTGGCATCAAAAGTAcgttaattattttggtttttgctTGTGAATCTATAGAcgttttgattttttgatagCCGGAGATGTGACAAATTGCTCACATTGATTAAGAACCTCAGGccatatcttttttattttcaagtttctGAAGTTCTATGCCGAATTTGGTTTAGTTTCAAGATTTTTGATAAGTTTTCATGTCATGCAGCATTGCACTAGAGCTGTGTATACTGCTCCAATTAAAACAATCAGCAACCAGAAGTATAGAGATTTCTGTGGGAAGTTTGATGTTGGCCTTCTCACAGGTGATGTTAGTTTGAGACCAGAGGCTTCTTGTCTCATCATGACAACTGAAATATTAAGGTCAATGCTTTATCGAGGTGCAGATATTATTCGCGATATTGAATGGGTAAAGGGGTTGCTTTTTGTAGCATTACTTTACATAGTAGTTTCATTACTTTTTCTGCTGAATGCTCTTGTTAGTTACTTTCTCTAATTTGTGAACATGATATTTAAGATGTTTCTTTCTGTTGTGACTATATAAATGTAGGTTATATTTGATGAGGTGCACTATGTGAATGATGTTGAAAGAGGAGTGGTTTGGGAAGAAGTCATAATCATGCTTCCAAGGCATATTAATATCATCCTTCTTTCAGCCACGGTACTTTCTCCTCTAGCATTAGAGTTCCCTATAAGCTTAGTGCTTGTATGTATTACAAACTTGGAACTTTTACACCTTTCTTTTGGGATCCTCTATCTTGAATAGTGGAGAGAGAATTACGGTGACTGGGTGAAGCACCCTGTACTGTTTGCCTGATGAAACCTGATACTATTGGTGATGATCATCGGCGATAGATTATAATCTTGATGATTTCCCTCTTGTggctttaaaaaattaacaattaaaacgATCATTCTTGACGTTTACCATTCggttctttaatatattttgtttccttaataaaaaattccatTCTTTGTTTATCTTTATACCTCAATTCGACATCCTGATGTCagtgtaaaataatatataggtGCCTAATACAATTGAGTTTGCTGATTGGATTGGTCGgacaaagcaaaagaaaattcGTGTCACTGGGTAAGTAGTAAATCTCTGTTCATGGCTGAAGCTAGATGTATCACTAGTTTTTTTCCGTTCCAAACTATTGGTATTCACTTATTTCCTTTGCTCCTGCCttctttggtttcttttttgCTGAAAACTTTAGATACTGCCGAAAAGATCTATGCTATCCGTAAGGGTTAACTTCTGACACTAGCTTCCTGTTGGATATTCCATTTTCAGAACAACAAAAAGACCAGTCCCACTGGAGCATTGCCTGTTTTATTCCGGAGAACTTTACAAAATATGTGAGGGAGAAACTTTTATACCTCTGGGACTAAAGGCTGCTAAAGATGCTTACAAGAAAAAGAATTCCAGTGCAACTAGTGGTGGGACTGGTTCATATAGTGGATCTTCTACAGTTCAGGATGGGGCTAGAGGTCAGAAACGTGAACCTTTTAACCGAGGGAAACAAAATAAGCATTCTGGTCCCCAAAATTTTGGGAATTATACTGGAACTGGTTGGGGGAATCAAAGTAATGGAGGTGGCCAGAATAGTTGGGGCTCTAGGAGAACAACTTGGTTGATGCTTATTGACAAGCTTTCAAAGAAGTCACTATTACCTGTAAGTTTCATTGTACTATCATTTTGCATATGGTCTTTAACTGTGCAGCATGTTTGGTTtagtttgtattttaaaaagatgataatgacTTCTTAGTTCGTTTCTTTGTTTCTCCTGTCTTAAACAAGAAATGGAATgcaaaacacaacaatttaaaaGAGACTAACAACTCACAAAAAAACTTCTAGAAGCAACAAAGAGGCAAAGAGTGCTGTCAGATATATATCTGCAGTATTGTTCATTTCTGATATATAAACGCTTTTTTTAATGGGATTGTATTTCAGTTCTAATAACTGCCAGAAAACTTGCAATGTTCACTGCAATCGACCTTCTTCTAGAAGCAATAAAGAGGCAAAGAATAGGAAAAAAGTGCTGTCAGATATATCTCAGCAGTATTGTTgattactaatatatatttcttgAAATGAGAGTGTATTTAGTTCTAATAACTGCCACAAAAATTGCAATGTTCACTGCAATCAAGCATCCAGTTTGATCCATTGTATCATTGATTTCTTGATCTCAGTGACTGTTTTAAGTGGACATCACTTTCTGGTGATCACGTCTGAGAAACAATAAGTCTGGGGTGTTCATGCTACTTTTATGTTCATCCTTAATCAATGCACTTTTGCATTGCCAATTTTACCAGGACTGTTTGAATTTATTCCCTAGATGCCTTCATTAGTTATCAAAAAATGTTTACAGAACCACGCAATGTTTCTTCCTCCCCACATTTTTACCCCTTCTTTCTTAACAGTTTTACTATTGCCAATTATGTAGGCGGTTATATTTGGTTTCTCAAAGAATCAATGTGATAAATCTGCTGACAGCATCTCAGGAACTGACCTCACTAGTAGTTCTGAGAAAAGTGAGATTCGAGTATTTTGTGATAAAGCTTTTTCACGGCTGAAGGGATCTGATCGTAACTTGCCTCAGGTTTCATATTCTACATAttcaatttttacttttgtataaatcctttttatttcaGAAGTTCTAATTTGATTGAGATGTAGGTTGTCAGAGTTCAGAGCTTTCTTTGCAGGGGAATTGGCGTACATCATGCAGGTTTGCTTCCAATTGTTAAGGAAGTTGTTGAGATGCTCTTCTGTCGAGGTGTGATTAAGGTAAAAGCATTCAAGTGCTGTTCTGGTTTGATGCAGTGTAAGATCTACATTTTATTGCTTGGCTTTCAAAATGATGCTGCATTTTGTGTTTGTAGGAAACTATTTTGGAGCCTATCTTGGTTTGATGTTATTAGGAGTTTGTTTTAGCATGTATTTTGCTTTCTTTTGGATAGTTTAGATGGGCAAATTTGTAATTGCTTGTTATTTTTGTAGGTTTTGTTTTCAACAGAGACATTTGCAATGGGGGTTAATGCTCCAGCCAGAACGGTGAGTGATATTTGATGTTGTCCTATTGGTGCCAAATAGGATTGCAGTTACATATCGCATAGCCTGGACTGCCATCTTGGGTTGCTTAATTAGATGGACTCACGACTGAGTTTGTCTATTCCAACTTTTGAATGGAATATGAGCCTACAAATTGTTATTTTGCACAAGATGTCCTCTCTTTTTGTgcttgtattttattattgccAAATGCTAATATGTGCTTTTACACAAATTAGCACATTTTATTATAGAAGCATAAGTCTTCTTTAACCTATGCATGTTGGAATACTTCTAGATGCTTTCTTTAATGTGATTTTGACTTGGATTAAGATTTTTTGAAGGTTGTATTTGATACATTAAGGAAGTTTGATGGCAAGGAATTTAGACCGGTGCTTCCTGGGGAATACACTCAAATGGCAGGTCGTGCTGGCAGAAGAGGACTTGATAAAATTGGTACAGTTATTGTGATGTGTCGTGATGAAATCCCTGGAGAGCGTGATTTGGAACATGTTATAACTGGAACTCCAACTAAGCTTGAATCTCAATTCCGATTGACATACATCATGATCCTGCATCTCCTTCGTGTCGaagaactgaaggtacttcaTAGTTTTGGAGTGAACAGGAGCTATTTATCCACTGCATGACTGTTTCAGTTTTTGCTGGGCATGGATGATTGACTTTTTTTAATATAGGATATTGCACATCTTCGATTTTTTTCATTCATGCTCCATGATCTCTAGTATATTATGGTTTAGTTTTAGCAGCTTTCcttgattttcatttttcttttcttctgccaggttgatatttgatttgatataaaCCCCTTTTGGGTTCTGTTTAGACCTTGTGCaagtgggggggggggggggtttcTCCTTTTTGGAGTGGTGTGTTTATTAACGACGGTAATGAGGATGCTTATCAgtaacttgtatttttttttaaatattgaaaaaggaACTTATATTACTAATGAACAAAAGAAAAGTATCTCTTTTTGCGTTAGAAAACTAGACAGTAACATGCTTTTTTATGTCCTAGTGAAATAGTTTGTCACTCTTTAAGGCTAGATGTGAGGTTCTTTTAATACTAATCCTAGAATATTGTTGACAGTAACATGCTTGGCCTCAATTTTTAGGCGTGTTGGGTCCAAAGGATCTAATTTAACGTTGCATAGTAAAAAAGTTGGTGCTCTCTTTATCTGCAGGCATGTACTGATCTTTAgggattttatcatttttcccggataaaatataattatactatACAAAGTTTAGCTATCTGTTTGTTTACTTGCATTGATTGGAAAATATAAGTGAACTTTGATTCCAGGTAGAGGACATGTTGAAACGAAGTTTTGCTGAATTTCATTCTCAGAAGAAACTTCCAGAGCAACAGCAACTACTATTGCGGAAGCTTGCACAGCCAAAGAAAACTATAGAGTAAGTGTTTGCATGGTAAAAACTTGATTGCCAACATGTCTGTGAGGTTTGAATGTTTTCCTCCTGCAAAATATGCTTTTGTTACTTGTGTTAGTGCACATTTTGGTAGTTCAGCTGTTTTATAAACTGATACTAATCTAGCTGTACTGTTTCTGTTCTGTGATTTGACCAGTTCTATATTTGGGGATTATACTGCATTGGTCATAAATCCTGTGTTGCATGTTTACTTCATTTCAgctgacaaaataaaataaaaggcttAAACCACTTTTCTTACTGCTGAAATAGCATAGAAAGACAAACAGTTTTGATTCATAAAGTGGATAAAGTTTTGATTCTTGCTGTAATTTCAATGGCATTCTATGAAAAGGAATCCaagtcatttaaattttgatttctgaTGTAAGTAGCATTATCATAATGCactaatttgaaatcatttttgaagtttaataaTTGGTGTATGGCTTTCAGCATTATCTCTTTGTCTATAGCTCTTTTCATGGTTGATATTTATcctcatttttatttgttgcaATTTGCATGTATAATTAAGGTTCAGCTCTTTTGAAGTTTGGTATTTATCCTCACTTTAAAAGTCTCCATTTGCTTGTAGATGTATTAAAGGTGAACCAGCAATTGAAGAGTACTATGAGATGCGTGCTGAAGCTGAGGCACACAGTGAACAGATATCAAAAGCTGTCATGCAGACTTCTGCAGCACAAAAATTTCTTACCCCAGGGAGAGTGGTTGTGGTCAAATCTCAGTCAGTgagttctttcaatttagttctttgcATGTTTGAGTCAAGTCATAGTTAGGTGCTCCACTGTTTGTTATGCTCTTGTAACCTCTGTCAAGAACATATATTTAGAGAAAGATGCTTTACTTCTGACTGAAGGAAGCTTGTCTCTGTCAGTATTAAAGCATTGATTTTGGGGCCAAGTTTCATTGTTCATGCAGCTGAAAGTTGGTACACTAAGAATTTCTCATGTATCTTTCCCCTCCCCAACAAACCAAGAGAAATTTTGTCTTGTGCACTTATTGTCTTGATGATTGTCATCCTACTTGGAGCTTATATTGTTTGGAATTTTTTTCCTATAAGATGCATAATTTTTGCAACCTTTGAAGCAGAGAATGAACTAATCATACAATAAAAGCTGGTTGATTTTCAGCATGGTCGTTTATGCTTCTTCTACATTAACTCACATGAAGtgaaagtgaaattaaaatccAGTCATTTTGATGTTGTGGAATGTTCTTTCCACCTGTATAGTTTACTGCCGCTACAGCATTCTATGCCATATTTAGGTTTGGTTTTGCTGTTATCTCTTGTTTGAGGGTCTTATTTGTCTTACTCACATTGAACCATCTAAGGTGTAGcctttttcatttcattgttTAGTCATGGATACTAAATTTATGCACTTAAAATTGACAGGCGCAGGACCATTTACTAGGAGTTGTCCTGAAATCATCTTCTGCCAATAACAAACAATATATTGTGCTACTTCTTAAACCTGATGTGCCATCAATGACTCAAAGTCCCTCAGACAGAAGTAACTTGCAAGACAAGAAAGGTGCCGACTTCGATCAAGGTTATGTGCTGCCACCAAAATCCAAGCGTGGTCTTGAAGAAGATTACCGCATATCTGCTGGTCCACGTAAAGGGTCAGGTATCATCAACATAACACTGCCACACCATGGTGCTGCTGCAGGAGTGACTTTTGAGGTCAGAGAAGCTGAAAATACAGAATTCTTATGTATATGCAATAGCAAGATAAAATTGGACCTACCTGGACTTCTTGAATTTGTTAGCAATGCAGCTTTCTCCCACACAGTTCAGCAGCTCTTGAAATTGAAGTCTAATGGAAACAAATATCCTCCTGCCTTAGATCCAAAAGGTATGGATGTTATTTTATCCTTCGGAATGTTGATATTTGGGGGGAATTTAGCTGCATTTCTTCCTTTTGATAGTTTCTTAGAGTTGCAAATGAAGCTAGGACGTTCAGCAACTTGCATGCTCTGCTTTATCTATGAGATATTTTATTGTACATGTTCTCAGAAACTTAGGAATACCAACAAGCACTTTTGCAGCTTTGTTGACTTAGGACAATGATAGTGTTTCAGCAGATCTGAGGTGAAAACAATCAAAACACGAGGCCTCTTGCTAGTTGCTCTCTGTTTCTCATAGGTTATTCTCCCTACCTAGTGGACACAATGATTTCCAGAATTTAGGATAATGATTCTCGTTGAGGGTTTCTTTTAAGCCTCGTCTACTAACTCcgttttgcttttctttcacTAAGTATGCTCCTTTTGATGTTGTGATCTGTGGTCATGGTTTAGGATTTTCTGTTAATCAAAAGAGACCTTTCTAATAGTAATTCTTTTCTCAGATCTAAAATTGAAAGACATGGATCTCGTTACAGCATACGACAAATGGACCCATCTACTGCAGAAAATGTCACAGAACAAATGCCATGAATGTATAAAGTTGGAGGAGCATATTAAGTTAGCCAAAGAAATTAAGAAGTATAAAGAGGAAGTTAATGCTCTTCAATTTGAACTATCTAACGAAGCACTCCTACAGATGCCAGAATTTCAGGGCCGGGTATGCCCTTGCAATGTGCATATATCTTAGGCCATTCTTCTGCTATGAATAAGATGGATTTTCTGATGTGGATATTTATTTAGAATCTTTTATAACGCTTAAAGCTTCTTGCAGATTGATATTCTGAAAGAAATTGGTTATATAGATGAAGACCTTGTGGTTCAAATAAAAGGTCGTGTTGCCTGTGAGATGAATTCAGGGGAGGAATTGATATGCACAGAATGTTTATTTGAGAATCAACTCGATGACCTTGAACCCGAAGAGGCAGTGGCTTTAATGTCTGCCTTCGTGTTTCAGCAAAAGAACACTTCCGGACCTTCTCTTACTTCCAAACTCTCTCAGGCCAAACAAAGGTTATCTTCATCTCCATTTTCTCTTTATGCATGTGAAGTCTTGCATGAAGTTTATTTTGCAGAGATTATTTTGCTAAATATTCTCATTGCAATTCTGATGTAATAAATGTGCCAGTTTTAtgcttgaaatttcttttacaatATTGGTTTGCTTAATATCCCAAACACTAACGTAAGTACATAAGAGCTAAGTTGTGCTTCAGCTGGTGTCCTTGCAAGAAATTATAGATATCACTTCTGAGTCATTATTGACACTTAGATTGAATCAAGGGTTCTGTTGACTGAACCACAGCTGGAGTGGCAAAGGACTTGTGTTTAAATATTGGGTCAATCCCTGGATAACCCCTAccccttattttaaaaaagagaaaaaaaaaaaaagagaaaagcttCCATCTGTTCATTCCTTGCCATGATATGGGTGAGAATTTAACCTTGATAATTTTTTCCTCCAGGTTGTATGACACAGCTATAAGACTTGGTGACCTTCAAGCAGAGTTCAAATTACCAATAACGCCCGAGGAGTATGCACAAGAAAATCTCAAGTTCGGTCTCGTTGAAGTGGTTTACGAATGGGCAAAGGTTTCATAACTTAAGCATGCTGATTAGACCTTGATCTGGGTTTTAGTTTGTCAtcctaatatataattatatatccTCCTTGTTGCAGGGAACCCCGTTTGCAGATATTTGTGAGCTCACGGATGTTCCTGAAGGCCTTATAGTGCGAACAATTGTCAGGCTGGATGAGACCTGTCGCGAATTCAAAACTGCCGCAGCTATAATGGGTAATTCATCGctttacaagaaaatggaatCTGCTTCCAATGCCATAAAACGTGATATCGTTTTTGCGGCTAGTTTGTACATTACTGGAGTGTGATATGTATATTGTTCTGTGATTAATGATTCACATAGTTAAGTTGATAGATCCTTAATCAAAACGatttttaaccattttaccTTAGTTCTAGAAGCCTACATATTGAGATTTATTTTCCCTTCAGATCAGGATACCATTGACCTAGTTCGCACGACCAACTTTGATCTGTACATTTGATGTccttaaaatcatcataaattttTCCTTGATCTGTTTCAGAAAGGATTAGTCTTTGATATACTGGCCATTTTTAACTCCAATAGCCGGGTTATAAAACTGCCACGTctcatttctttattattatatatatttatttgtattttaaactAAAAGTGTGCGTctttcttttaactttatttgTGCAGTCTAAAATTTGTATCGATAatgtatgaaataaatttttatgggTAAAATATAACCAAAGAGTGAAGAGTGTCTACCATCCACTTTCGAATGCTTGAATGctgaatttgaatttcaaacGCAATGCGTTAGAAATTTAGATCGATTTTACCAATTTATTAcgtattgaaaaaataaaatgattaaattcttTCACTTTTTAATGGTATAAGGATTAAACAAGTTACTTTTACCTAAAAAAcacattcatttatatttattgtcAACAACATACTGTAAGCAATACTTGATCAACATCATCTAGTTAAGATAACATAACCGTGAATActggttcttaaattattttcaacctCGTAATCTAGAAACACATTACAGGAGATAAAAGAAAGACAATTGAGAAACACTGCTGGTTCATCAAATTCATTGATCACTCCTGTTGGGCTTGTCTGAAGCAACATAAGCCTGGAAAATCAAAGGGATAGAGTAAACGTAGTTAAGAGCCAGTCATTTTCATTAGATGCTAACTAATGAGATGAATCAAAGTTCTGTTGGTAATTTTTACCGCATCCAAAGCAGCTGGAATCCAGTCGTTAGTTGCTGGATTTCCCTTACAAGAGGCATGGCAGCT includes the following:
- the LOC105788733 gene encoding DExH-box ATP-dependent RNA helicase DExH11 isoform X1; translation: MKPIQAANGFSFRVGFSGYSGHLRVEPLYTEERDNPIKSLPDFVLPPAFPTETPESIEEHIKEKYLLPRLDGDAFSPEKAGKQWDFDWFARAKIPLEPSMPRAIMVPVWELPFRRCKEGSTEGKWEPNSMQVDVSDIIIGGETRGSFPRASNGAANDIVRGSINNRPFRPGGLEDQSLERIFPDGASNGEWVREVLNGGPAQTIPPGFKQGLKLGDLMSHPCSWNVYKDQSAPDDTSVGNLSELSVQFDDLFKKAWEEDVAELDKDEGHSTESDSVKSEAEANQVDVLNTLDTGSSALDEILSVEAEKVDNGRDEGGQQQKEAWAVSGGSEWIADQFYELVPDMAIEFPFELDTFQKEAIYYLEKGESVFVAAHTSAGKTVVAEYAFALASKHCTRAVYTAPIKTISNQKYRDFCGKFDVGLLTGDVSLRPEASCLIMTTEILRSMLYRGADIIRDIEWVIFDEVHYVNDVERGVVWEEVIIMLPRHINIILLSATVPNTIEFADWIGRTKQKKIRVTGTTKRPVPLEHCLFYSGELYKICEGETFIPLGLKAAKDAYKKKNSSATSGGTGSYSGSSTVQDGARGQKREPFNRGKQNKHSGPQNFGNYTGTGWGNQSNGGGQNSWGSRRTTWLMLIDKLSKKSLLPAVIFGFSKNQCDKSADSISGTDLTSSSEKSEIRVFCDKAFSRLKGSDRNLPQVVRVQSFLCRGIGVHHAGLLPIVKEVVEMLFCRGVIKVLFSTETFAMGVNAPARTVVFDTLRKFDGKEFRPVLPGEYTQMAGRAGRRGLDKIGTVIVMCRDEIPGERDLEHVITGTPTKLESQFRLTYIMILHLLRVEELKVEDMLKRSFAEFHSQKKLPEQQQLLLRKLAQPKKTIECIKGEPAIEEYYEMRAEAEAHSEQISKAVMQTSAAQKFLTPGRVVVVKSQSAQDHLLGVVLKSSSANNKQYIVLLLKPDVPSMTQSPSDRSNLQDKKGADFDQGYVLPPKSKRGLEEDYRISAGPRKGSGIINITLPHHGAAAGVTFEVREAENTEFLCICNSKIKLDLPGLLEFVSNAAFSHTVQQLLKLKSNGNKYPPALDPKDLKLKDMDLVTAYDKWTHLLQKMSQNKCHECIKLEEHIKLAKEIKKYKEEVNALQFELSNEALLQMPEFQGRIDILKEIGYIDEDLVVQIKGRVACEMNSGEELICTECLFENQLDDLEPEEAVALMSAFVFQQKNTSGPSLTSKLSQAKQRLYDTAIRLGDLQAEFKLPITPEEYAQENLKFGLVEVVYEWAKGTPFADICELTDVPEGLIVRTIVRLDETCREFKTAAAIMGNSSLYKKMESASNAIKRDIVFAASLYITGV
- the LOC105788733 gene encoding DExH-box ATP-dependent RNA helicase DExH11 isoform X3; translation: MKPIQAANGFSFRVGFSGYSGHLRVEPLYTEERDNPIKSLPDFVLPPAFPTETPESIEEHIKEKYLLPRLDGDAFSPEKAGKQWDFDWFARAKIPLEPSMPRAIMVPVWELPFRRCKEGSTEGKWEPNSMQVDVSDIIIGGETRGSFPRASNGAANDIVRGSINNRPFRPGGLEDQSLERIFPDGASNGEWVREVLNGGPAQTIPPGFKQGLKLGDLMSHPCSWNVYKDQSAPDDTSVGNLSELSVQFDDLFKKAWEEDVAELDKDESDSVKSEAEANQVDVLNTLDTGSSALDEILSVEAEKVDNGRDEGGQQQKEAWAVSGGSEWIADQFYELVPDMAIEFPFELDTFQKEAIYYLEKGESVFVAAHTSAGKTVVAEYAFALASKHCTRAVYTAPIKTISNQKYRDFCGKFDVGLLTGDVSLRPEASCLIMTTEILRSMLYRGADIIRDIEWVIFDEVHYVNDVERGVVWEEVIIMLPRHINIILLSATVPNTIEFADWIGRTKQKKIRVTGTTKRPVPLEHCLFYSGELYKICEGETFIPLGLKAAKDAYKKKNSSATSGGTGSYSGSSTVQDGARGQKREPFNRGKQNKHSGPQNFGNYTGTGWGNQSNGGGQNSWGSRRTTWLMLIDKLSKKSLLPAVIFGFSKNQCDKSADSISGTDLTSSSEKSEIRVFCDKAFSRLKGSDRNLPQVVRVQSFLCRGIGVHHAGLLPIVKEVVEMLFCRGVIKVLFSTETFAMGVNAPARTVVFDTLRKFDGKEFRPVLPGEYTQMAGRAGRRGLDKIGTVIVMCRDEIPGERDLEHVITGTPTKLESQFRLTYIMILHLLRVEELKVEDMLKRSFAEFHSQKKLPEQQQLLLRKLAQPKKTIECIKGEPAIEEYYEMRAEAEAHSEQISKAVMQTSAAQKFLTPGRVVVVKSQSAQDHLLGVVLKSSSANNKQYIVLLLKPDVPSMTQSPSDRSNLQDKKGADFDQGYVLPPKSKRGLEEDYRISAGPRKGSGIINITLPHHGAAAGVTFEVREAENTEFLCICNSKIKLDLPGLLEFVSNAAFSHTVQQLLKLKSNGNKYPPALDPKDLKLKDMDLVTAYDKWTHLLQKMSQNKCHECIKLEEHIKLAKEIKKYKEEVNALQFELSNEALLQMPEFQGRIDILKEIGYIDEDLVVQIKGRVACEMNSGEELICTECLFENQLDDLEPEEAVALMSAFVFQQKNTSGPSLTSKLSQAKQRLYDTAIRLGDLQAEFKLPITPEEYAQENLKFGLVEVVYEWAKGTPFADICELTDVPEGLIVRTIVRLDETCREFKTAAAIMGNSSLYKKMESASNAIKRDIVFAASLYITGV